TCAGTACCTCCTCCTCATGCCACTGTCATGGTATCCGGACTGCTTGTCCCTGTTAGTGGAGAAATCCACCCATAATACTGAAATGTTGAGAACAGAATGCCTTCCCTTGGGCTgagagaagagaatcttaaacCAGAGAACTCCAGAGGCCTTCTGACTttacattccccccaacagtTTGGAAAAGCCAATCTTCTCCTATCTTTGGGTCCTCTGTAGCTGTCCCCCACCAGTTCTCATGTTCTGAGCtctctcttcctatttctttgtgGAAAAGAGCACAGCCTCCTTGTTTCAGGAGAAAGCAAGCACACAACCTTTCAGAGGTCTTCTCGGGACTTGGAATGCTaattccagaagaagaaaggatgaaaatgaCAAATAGTGGGAAACTTTGAATGCATATTAAGTCTTATTCATATGAGGTGTTCTTCCTAAATACGAAAGCGGGCTTGGCTGgtctctcctccctgccttctAATCTAACTCaccttttcttattttgggacCAGCCAAGCCTAGGCTGTATCTCATTTCATTTCCAGCAGCTATGGACTACACTCGCCTGAGCCCTTGAAATCCAGTAGAGGGCGACAAAGGTGTACATAGATGGTAAGGGGCGCGTCGGCTAGAGATTCACAGCTACAGAGGACCCAAGGGGCAGTGCCTGCTGCTGTGTGGTCTCTCTCGGCCCCTTTTTCTATCAATCTATCTCCTTCTCAATTCTCACTTACTTATAAGATCATAGTAAAACTtgatatttactaaataaatgatGCAGCAGCTTAATAAAGAGTGGAAAGATGAACTAAAGTTGTCTTTAAACAGCTAGTCTTCAAATAGAAATCATTTGAGTTTTTTTAgatcacaaaacaaaatattgaagatgaattaaagaatgaaattaaaatatatcaaacaatAGAAGACAAAAAGTAGAATATTTTCCAAGACCTACAAGGGCTAAGAACTGTTTACAACttagaagcaaagaaaaataagagttgactctaaaaatgaaaacttccatCACTTAGAAATCAGGGTAGACAAAAGAATAATCTACAGAATAATCACCAGAGAAAACAGGTGTGGCATATATGATAAAGTGTCTGTAAAAAGAGGCCACACAAATTGATTCAAAAGCACAGTgtggggagcttgggtggctcagttagttaagcatttgcctttggctctggtcatggtcctagggtcctgggatcaagtcccacatcgggctccctgcagagctctctttcttcctctccctctccccctgccacttccattgcttgtgtgtgcactctctgtcaaataaataaataaaatcttaaaaaaaaaagaaaaaagcacattGTGTCCCTAATAAATTAAGTAACCCAAAACACTAAAGGGTGTATCATGAATGAGGAAATTAAGTTAGGAAATAGGCCTTTAATAAAATGTGCAACTCACTATTGATCAAAGTAGCAAGATGccatttcttttgttcattaaactAGCAATAAcagaaataggtttttaaaattttgctggtGAGAGTAGTTAATAGGCTTTCTTAATAGCACACTAACACACTACCTAGTAACAGTGTAACGAACTGCAGTTTGGAAATACACATCAAGAgccttaaaaatgttcatagaTTTGGGCCAGTAATTTTACTTCTGGGAATAGGTCATAACTATATAACTTGGGGATAAGCTATATGACCAAGGATAGTAgttatggattttaaaataatactttgaaaTGGAGGTAAGTTAAAAGTTCAACAAAATAGGAATGGTTAAGTATATTTTAACTGTTTCCATTTGATGAACtagcacacacacatttaaaatgaagattatgaaaaaaaataaaatgaagattatgggcacctgggtggctcagctcaggtcatgatctcaggggcctcagatcgagtcctgctttgggctggcttcttgctcagctgggagtctacttctccctctcccactgcccttccctcctgctcatgctttctctctttctaataaataaataaaaacctttaaaaaatggtgaTTATGAGAACCAGAAAGTGACAAGGCAAAAATGGGggaataaaatttttatgtaaaatgtgtttttcattatgtttaaaaataaacggAGAAAGCCTTGGGACTGGGGATcgttttgttttctgtagtttccAAAGTGTTTATATTACCAATTTTTAGtgaatacatgtgtgtgtatgtgtgtctatatctacatctacatctacatctatctatctatcatctatctatctatatgaaaggtgaattcatatatatatagatatagatatatagacatatatagatatatatagattcatgtttatatgaatgaatgaatgaatgatgagtTGGTGCGTTGCATTGAGGGCACTATAGAGCCTAGGTGATGGGGCATAGAGGTAGGATTCTAGACACCATGCATATCTTGGAGGGTAAAATTGTCAATCAGAGACTTTCTTGCCTCCTGCACACAGGAGCTGTCCCCTGAACCCAAGCCCAATTCTGGAGACTTTGGATAACTCTTAAGAGACAAGCAAACTGATGAAAATTGGTTAAGTCCTTGGTGTAAAAAAATACACGTGGACTGTGTTTAACTCAGAATCAGGTTCATGGGATTAAGCACCTCTCAAACTCCACAGAAGGTTTTAGGGCTGCCTTAATCCAGGATCCTAGGACTTATTCCCCTTTCTGTGGTGCCTTCTCTCAACTCCCTGGTGAAAGAGGGCTGAGGAGACTAAGACGTATATATATAAAGGACCATCTTCTGCGGTGGGGGTGGGATATGGAGGAACGGTGTTGAGACAGGATGTCCCCGGCCACCTGTGCCACTTGAGCTTTTTGCTAGGGCTCCCAGAACACATATTTCAAATATACTCCCCTCTCCATCCTTCTTTCcgtcttcctttctcctccctcactccctcctttctctgactctcttgctctctcttttcttccttagaaagacatttattggggatccctgggtggcgcagcggtttggcgcctgcctttggcccagggcacgatcctggagacccgggatcgaatcccacatcaggctcccggtgcatggagcctgcttctccctctgcctgtgtctctgcctctctctctctctctctctatttatcataaataaataaaaattaaaaaaaataaagttcgaAAGACATTTATTTAGTCCCTACTAAAAAGTAGATAGTGTGTTAGGCTTTGCCTCCTGGTACCTGTAGTTTAATGGGTGAAATGAATGAGCAGATCGGGGAATCACTGGATCGTGCAGGAAGTGCAATACCAGTGGTAAGCGAGGGCAGAGTGTGTGCAGGGGAGGAATGAACAACCCCGACTGGGGAGAGAGGACTTCCTGAAAGAGAAGACATCCTAACTGTGTCCTGAAGGCTGCAGAGGGATCCGGCAGGTGAGGAGGTGCAGTTAAGAATGGCCCAGGCAAAGGGTCAGCAGCGGAGGGTCATCCTCATGGGACAGTGTGGCTCTGGTTGTCTGACTAACACAGggagaggctgtgtgtgtgtgcactgtgcgactgtgtatatgtgtgtgcaagcatgtggatgtatgcctgtgtgtgcacgtgtgcgggCGCATGTACAATAAACCAAATGGTCTAATATGTGATTCAGGagatgggcagaggcagaagagaaagagagagagaggggggaagggagagagagagagagggagaaaggaggaggaacagaCATAGAAATGAGGGagagatgggcagcccaggtggctcagcggtttagcgccaccttcggcccagggcctgatcctggagacccaggatcgagtcccatgtcagggtccctgcatggagcctgcttcttcctctgcctgtgtctctgcctctctctgtttctctctgtgtccttcatgaatgaataaaatctaaaaaaaaaaaagaaaaaagaaaaaaagaaatgagggagagaagtaaagaagaaaaaggaaggagccagagagagagagagagaagttggtTAGAGTCGTCATCCTTGGAAAACTCAAGAGGTAGATTCTTGACAAATGGACTCTTGGAACTTGGTCCAAGGAGCCTGGCCCTGTGCCTATGAGGCAATTGGAAGAGTGTCGTTCTGCCCTCATTGAACTCACAATCTGTTGAGGAAAGGAGATTACACACGAAGAATAATGCTAAAATTGCAAATTTCAGGGCAGAAAGAGATCAAGCTAGGTGGAAATAGTCAAACAAGTCTTCTAGAATAGGTGAGTGTTGAGAGAGCAGGTCTCAGAAGTGGACACTGCTGAGATGGCCCGAATCCTGCTTAGGTCCTGATGGGGTGTGCTGTATGAGGTCTCCTTGCGTGGCTGACAATGCAGATCTGGGTTCCAGGGCTCAGGATGCTGTTGCTACGAGCTGTTCTACTGCTACTAGTCCTGCCCGCTCACGGCCAGGACTCCGTGGCAGAAGGGCCTGGAGTCCTGCTTCCCCTGCCGAAGGGGGCCTGCCCAGGTTGGATGGCAGGCATCCCAGGGCATCCTGGCCACAATGGGACCCCAGGCCGTGATGGCAGAGATGGCACCCCTGGTGAAAAGGGTGAGAAAGGAGATCCAGGTAAGAACAAGTTTTTTGGCTTCCTCCATCATAGACTTCTTCTGGATAGAAGAGGGCTTCTGGAACTATACAAAGTCATTAGCTATTGACAAAGGCCTAGACACAGGAAGGGAGCAATTTTTTCTGTGACCCATAAGCAACCTATAAAACCAGCACCTCCGACTCTGCTCTATCCACATCACGTTCCCTGTACTCTTTCCCACCCCCACACTATCCATCACTATTCCCAATCTGTTCACATTCATGTCTCCCTTCATTTCCACTTAATTCTCATTCCACTGATTTCCACTTAATTCCCATTCCACCCAGTGGCATTCATACTTAATGCATTCTTATAGCTCACAGTCCTCCTCCTGGGGAACTCTTGTTTCAGTTAAGAAGATAAAtttagggatccccgggtggctcagtggtttagggcctgccttcgtcccagggcatgattctggagtcccgggattgagtcccatatcaggctccctgcatggagcctgcttctccctctgcctgtgtctctgcctctttctctctctctgtgtctctcatgaataaataaacaacatcttttaaaaaaaagtctaatgcATGAGGCTGTTAAAGATTACTACAAGGAAGTCTATTCCAAATATGCCAGATTGAATGTGGACAAATGCCCAAAGTATGgaacagagagaaaatgcaaCGCTCTTAATGAAGATCTGGATTAACAAGGAAGGCTTTCAGGAGGAGGCGGGGCTTGAGTCAGGCCTTGAAGGATGGGTACACAGAATAAAGGATGGAGTGCATCCCAGATAGAAGGGATAGAAGAGCAAATGTATGGTTGGTTGAGCCAGCATATAAAGGGTTCGCAGGGTGGAGGGTCTAGGATGCAAACTTATAGGAAACAAGGCTGGAGATGAATTTATGGAAGTCTGCTGGGGGATGTAGAAAGTATAACTCACCTCTTTGGGAGCTCCCATTGGTCCCTTGCTCTGTAAGTCAGGCAGGCTGTGGGTAAGGGCCAAAGAGACAGTGTTTCAGGCTAGAATTCACCTAGGCAGGAGTGTTCTGTTCCTTATGGTCACTGAGGTCTTTTCATTCTCTAGGTCTTGTTGGTCCTAAGGGTGACACTGGTGAAACTGGAGTAACTGGGGTTGAAGGTCCCCGAGGCTTTCCAGGAAccccaggaaggaaaggagaaccTGGGGAAAGTGCCTATGTACACCGTTCGGCATTCAGTGTGGGGTTGGAGAGCCGGATCACTGTCCCCAATGTTCCCATTCGCTTTACCAAAATCTTCTACAATCTTCAAAACCACTACGATGGCACCACTGGAAAATTTCACTGCAATATTCCTGGGCTGTACTACTTCTCCTACCATATCACAGTCTACTTGAAGGATGTCAAGGTCAGCCTCTACAAGAAAGACAAGGCCATGCTCTTCACCTATGACCAGTACCAGGAGAAGAACGTGGACCAGgcctctggctctgtgctccTTCATCTGGAAGTGGGCGACCAAGTCTGGCTCCAGGTGTACGGGGATGGGGACTCCTATGGGATCTACGCAGATAACGTCAATGACTCCACCTTTACGGGCTTCCTTCTCTACCATGACACCAACTGATCACAACTAACTTAGAGCCTCCATCTGGCCAAACAACCCCAAAGTGAAAAAACAGTCAACAGGTGTTCAGTGGAGTTAGAAGACTAATTTTGAAAAAGACGACGatgacgaagaagaagaagaagaagaagaagaagaagaagaagaagaagaagaagaagaagaagaaagaagaagaagaagattaaTTTTTGTGTCTAGTTGGAGAGCTCTGAACATTACtcattatttactcattcattcagcaagtaccttttcaaaaaaaatcacatactatATTCCCTGTCCTAAAGAAAACATAGTTCTTGGCCTCAAGGATCTGTTATGTAGTAGCAACGAAAAGTTAATAATATTTCTGGGGGTGCTTCACATATATGGTGAGATAGTGGACTACCAGAAAGTATTTGGCAGTGCTATTCTGTGTCCACCCTTTTTCCTCATGTTCATGCCAATCCTGGAAGGTGCACAGGAAAGATATTATTCTTCTCATTCTACTCTTGGGTCCTGAGCCTGAGAGAGTAAGGGAATGCCTAAGCTCACACAGGTATTAAGTGGCAGAGTTAGTAACCAAACCCAGGTCTGTAGGCCTTCTCCACTAGACCCTGGCCTTTTTTTAGGAGTATACGGCCTCTTGAGAGTGTTGGTAGGGGGTCTATCACCCACCTCACCTGAGGGCCTCTAAGTTGGTCTTCATGGTGAGTTAAGCCTTTCCCCAGTAGAGCTCCCTCAGAGAAGGTGATTCTATGACTAGGTCCCATCCCGGCTGGACCACTAATTACTCTGTacttctgcttctgtgtctttCCTCATGCTCTTCTCTCTAGCTCAGAAAGCTACTTCCATCTCCACATGGTGAAATCCTCCCTGTTCCTCCAAACCACCTAGTCAGGAAGCTTCTCTGATGTGATAGCTCTTTCCTGCAAATTTTCCTCACAACACCGTGCCCCTGTGTCCCTCTACATATTAAGCTGGATGAGAATCCTGGGTTGACATTTTCTACCAGCCTGGAGACAACTGCCTGGAAAGGACTGTGCTTCTTTCACCTCTGAGTCCCTTTACAGGTCCTTGATAAATGCCTCATGAAGACCAAATCTCTTGAATCTCACCTCTACCCAGAATTAACTCCAGTTTAGTCTCTTCATATAACTGATCCTTATCTACAAACTGATCCTtatcttaaaacattttcattttaggaaCTCCCTGAATTTAATCCTTTCCATTGAGTAGTTTGAATTTTTTCCACTAAGGTTTGGGTGTATTTTCCAGAATACTTAAAGAATTCTCCCTCAAGGGGGTAGCTTGAGCCTGCAATGCAAAACCCACAAAGGAATTTGGAGACGATTCTTTCCTTGAGTACCAACAAGGTCTGGAAAGACCTGGGCCTTCTGAATCTATTCTTGTTCTTTAAGAattataaaaggaagaagagtaaagaaaagaaCTATCTGAGGTGATGGGTATGTGAActagcttgattgtggtgattattttacCATGTTTATCTATAATACATCACATTGTACATCtaattatatacaatttttagttgtcaaatatttctcaaaaaaataaagaagtatagAAGTAGTCGATAATGATAAATATCCTCCCAGGAGACAACAGCTTGAGTAACATTTTTCAAAGTCTTTAGCAAAAGCAGAGTTAGTAGCATTCTGTATAAACAGACAGGGGAAGCTTTTTTTTATTCTCCTCCCAGTTTTATCATTCTGAATGATTCCTTTCTGTTTGTGTATTGCTTATCATTAAGGGATTATTATTTCTACATACaaagcttcattttttaaaatgtttgcgcatcggggcacctgggtggctcagtggttgaacatctgcctttggctcagggcatgatcccggggtcctgggtttgagttccacatcgggctccccgcagggagcctgcttcttcctctgcctgtgtctctgcctctctctgtctcatgaataaataaaatattttttaaacataaagtaaaaaaataaaatgttttcacatcATCAtgttatacaaataaaaatactgtttagCATTAAAAGTAGAAGCACTTGAATCATatggcttttgttttcatttttggagaAAGACATGGGGCTCAGAGGAGGGTGAAGGGGTAAGGGGACATTGCATGTTAGGCCTCTGTGTTATAAATGATGGAAAACAACTCTCAGTcaagatggggggaaaaaaggattcCTTTGCATGATGGAAACTACCAGAGCAGCTATTTTGTCATTGGGTAAGGCTTGAACCAGAGGCTCAAGTGATATCCAAGACTCTTTTCTATCTGTCCTTCTCTGCCATCAGCAGTGTGGACTTAACTCTCAGGCTCTACACAGTATACTTCTAGGCCTTTCCTCACGATATCAAATAGACTGACTGGCAGCCTGCCAGCTCTGGCACCCGCCCACCACATCATGTGGCTAAAGGGACATTCTCTTTTCTGGTGATTCCCACGGAGGCGGGAGGAAGTTCTCTTTTCCAGAAGCCCCAGCAAGTATGTTCTTGCATCTCATTGGCTCTCACTGGGTTGTTTGG
This Canis lupus baileyi chromosome 31, mCanLup2.hap1, whole genome shotgun sequence DNA region includes the following protein-coding sequences:
- the ADIPOQ gene encoding adiponectin isoform X1, which encodes MQIWVPGLRMLLLRAVLLLLVLPAHGQDSVAEGPGVLLPLPKGACPGWMAGIPGHPGHNGTPGRDGRDGTPGEKGEKGDPGLVGPKGDTGETGVTGVEGPRGFPGTPGRKGEPGESAYVHRSAFSVGLESRITVPNVPIRFTKIFYNLQNHYDGTTGKFHCNIPGLYYFSYHITVYLKDVKVSLYKKDKAMLFTYDQYQEKNVDQASGSVLLHLEVGDQVWLQVYGDGDSYGIYADNVNDSTFTGFLLYHDTN
- the ADIPOQ gene encoding adiponectin isoform X2 — encoded protein: MLLLRAVLLLLVLPAHGQDSVAEGPGVLLPLPKGACPGWMAGIPGHPGHNGTPGRDGRDGTPGEKGEKGDPGLVGPKGDTGETGVTGVEGPRGFPGTPGRKGEPGESAYVHRSAFSVGLESRITVPNVPIRFTKIFYNLQNHYDGTTGKFHCNIPGLYYFSYHITVYLKDVKVSLYKKDKAMLFTYDQYQEKNVDQASGSVLLHLEVGDQVWLQVYGDGDSYGIYADNVNDSTFTGFLLYHDTN